From a single Aquarana catesbeiana isolate 2022-GZ linkage group LG09, ASM4218655v1, whole genome shotgun sequence genomic region:
- the LPAR4 gene encoding lysophosphatidic acid receptor 4 — MLLKPIQDLVEPSRPGMENYSDYNSNCSIDDSFKYNLYGSVYSVVFILGLITNCASLCVFCFKMKMQNETAIYMTNLAVSDLLFVFTLPFKIFYNFNRHWPFGDTLCKISGTAFLTNIYGSMLFLTFISVDRFLAIVYPFRSRTIRTRRNSAIVCAGVWILVLSGGISASLFSTTHKSTTSTTCFEGFSKNIWKTYLSKITIFIEVVGFLIPLLLNLTCSSLVLRTLRKPATLCQIGTNKEKVLKMIVVHIAIFVVCFVPYNSILFLYALVRSQAIANCSVERFARTMYPITLCIATTNCCFDPFVYYFTSKSFQKSFNINPLIKMDTLFKIDSSAKIAFPAMQEELTEQMNINNGGELIPESNFKD, encoded by the coding sequence ATGCTGTTAAAACCCATACAGGATTTAGTGGAACCTTCCAGACCTGGGATGGAAAATTACAGCGATTACAATAGTAACTGCTCCATTGATGACTCCTTTAAATATAACCTCTATGGATCTGTTTACAGTGTGGTATTTATCTTGGGGTTAATTACAAACTGCGCTTCCCTTTGCGTCTTCTGCTTCAAAATGAAGATGCAAAATGAAACCGCTATTTACATGACCAATCTTGCTGTGTCTGACCTACTGTTCGTATTCACCCttccttttaaaatattttataactTTAACCGCCACTGGCCCTTTGGGGACACCTTATGCAAGATATCAGGCACAGCATTTTTGACCAACATTTACGGAAGCATGCTTTTCCTGACTTTTATCAGCGTAGATCGGTTCTTAGCCATTGTCTACCCATTCCGGTCTCGAACCATTAGAACACGAAGGAATTCTGCTATAGTATGTGCAGGAGTTTGGATCCTAGTCCTCAGTGGAGGCATTTCTGCTTCACTTTTCTCCACCACCCATAAGTCTACAACAAGCACCACATGTTTTGAAGGCTTCTCCAAAAACATATGGAAGACCTATTTGTCGAAGATTACCATTTTTATAGAGGTGGTTGGGTTTCTTATTCCCTTACTGCTGAACCTGACTTGCTCCTCGCTAGTTCTGAGGACGTTAAGAAAGCCTGCGACTTTGTGCCAGATTGGAACCAACAAAGAAAAAGTTCTGAAGATGATTGTTGTCCATATTGCCATTTTTGTTGTGTGTTTTGTCCCATATAATTCCATCCTTTTTCTTTATGCTTTGGTTCGTTCACAGGCAATAGCAAACTGTTCAGTTGAGAGATTTGCCAGGACAATGTACCCTATAACCCTTTGCATTGCAACCACAAACTGTTGTTTTGACCCCTTCGTCTACTACTTCACTTCCAAATCCTTTCAAAAATCATTTAACATCAACCCTCTCATAAAAATGGATACCCTGTTTAAGATAGATTCTTCGGCAAAGATCGCTTTTCCAGCAATGCAAGAGGAACTAACTGAACAGATGAACATTAACAATGGAGGAGAGCTCATTCCAGAATCTAACTTTAAGGACTAG